The proteins below are encoded in one region of Periplaneta americana isolate PAMFEO1 chromosome 11, P.americana_PAMFEO1_priV1, whole genome shotgun sequence:
- the LOC138709110 gene encoding uncharacterized protein encodes MPQTIPAPMSTPASKITASTAYAGMNKDACQQGNSMIGEQLRGYQQPSLLFNVVPTAEDTDMNTSKMEQFPSASATPPSKLGPGVAKRKLFSSPHFSSSPRSNKLKMTTLKAKVKRLEKKLQCL; translated from the exons atgcctcaaacaattcctgctcctatgagtactccagcttcaaagattactgcttcgacggcatatgccgggatgaataaagatgcatgccaacaag ggaacagtatgattggtgaacagctgaggggctatcagcaaccatcgctcctattcaatgtggttcccacagctgaag atactgacatgaatacatccaagatggaacagtttccttcagcttcagctacacctccttccaaacttg gtcctggtgttgcaaaacgaaaacttttctcgagtcctcacttctcatcttcacccaggagcaacaaactaaaaatgacaactctgaaagcaaaggtgaagagactggagaaaaaattgcagtgtctttaa